A stretch of the Ptychodera flava strain L36383 chromosome 18, AS_Pfla_20210202, whole genome shotgun sequence genome encodes the following:
- the LOC139117147 gene encoding uncharacterized protein isoform X2, translating to MDDKLMEFLKSRCISSEVVEKLQTEKIDPLVVVSMDDMALSRYFSSPGDRLAVFEFCRRLLTQVDAPNKEKQPVLVQKFKKKVRRLNRVEPQESEMPDGVTSSERNKQSLIDKNTHKRVEFRWFNYEYDTNAFKQIHAKTGNSAAIMFVNKSIQKSDLLHLATEYFFPNGISAKGKIDDFDFDIRDKYDNDIDENATVGEMGDKSRFRVQRFRMVTTKKKLSSSELSLNNEYGIVTVQSNNTDEANGGLSANLQEDLMETPMEQSPMEQSGEGQDISMEPFICSDGNEGPPGQSDKTVNPIENDSYDSNSAQRNCSTMPPQACNDVSNIEEIGSGQEGFQDGSDPAVYLVILTNRPKVKIIVTWIKLEDY from the exons ATGGATGACAAATTGATGGAATTTTTGAAATCGCGATGTATTTCCTCAGAAGTCGTGGAAAAGTTGCAAACAGAGAAG atTGACCCTTTGGTAGTGGTATCCATGGATGACATGGCGTTATCCCGATACTTTTCTTCACCTGGTGACCGACTTGCTGTATTTGAATTTTGTCGACGATTGTTGACGCAAGTAGACGCACCGAATAAAGAAAAACAACCAGTACTGGTacaaaaatttaagaaaaaagtGAGACGACTTAATCGAGTAGAACCTCAAGAGTCAGAAATGCCGGACGGTGTTACATCATCTGAAAGAAACAAGCAAAGTCTGATCGATAAAAACACGCACAAAAGGGTTGAGTTTAGATGGTTCAACTATGAATATGACACCAATGCATTCAAGCAAATTCACGCCAAGACGGGCAATAGTGCTGCCATTATGTTTGTAAATAAGTCAATTCAGAAATCAGACCTGTTACACTTAGCAACAGAGTACTTTTTTCCGAACGGTATATCAGCTAAGGGAAAGATTGACGATTTCGATTTTGATATTAGAGACAAGTATGACAATGATATCGATGAAAATGCTACGGTGGGTGAGATGGGTGATAAAAGCCGTTTCAGGGTGCAGCGATTTCGTATGGTAACTACAAAGAAAAAACTTTCGTCTAGTGAGCTGTCTTTAAACAATGAATATGGTATAGTGACTGTACAGTCCAACAACACTGACGAAGCAAACGGAGGATTATCTGCAAATCTTCAAGAAGATCTGATGGAGACACCCATGGAACAGTCACCAATGGAGCAGTCTGGGGAAGGACAAGACATATCTATGGAGCCGTTTATCTGTTCTGATGGCAATGAAGGTCCACCTGGCCAGTCTGATAAAACCGTTAACCCAATCGAAAACGACAGCTATGATTCCAATTCTGCACAGAGAAATTGTTCAACCATGCCTCCACAAGCCTGTAATGATGTTTCAAATATTGAGGAAATTGGTAGCGGGCAAGAGGGTTTTCAAGATGGGTCTGACCCCGCAGTTTATCTAGTGATCCTTACCAATCGACCCAAAGTCAAGATCATAGTGACCTGGATAAAACTCGAAGATTACTGA